In the Verrucomicrobiia bacterium genome, one interval contains:
- the hisF gene encoding imidazole glycerol phosphate synthase subunit HisF, whose translation MLAIRIIPCLDVHAGQVTRGQQFGVAEKGGLRNVGDPVELALRYNEQGADELVFYDITATAHGRATMIDVIQRVADQCFMPLTVGGGLRTVEDMRAMLKAGADKVSINSSAVANPDLIRAGAEKFGSQCIVVSIDARRVPGEERWEVYVAGGRKATGWDALEWAQRAVALGAGEIVLNSINADGMQTGYDIPVMRRLSQLISVPLVASGGAGTLEHMAEVVLEGHASAVLAASVFHYGKYTVGQVKEYLAARGIPVRPLPSLPARA comes from the coding sequence ATGTTGGCAATACGCATCATACCGTGTTTGGATGTTCACGCCGGCCAGGTCACCCGTGGCCAGCAATTCGGCGTGGCCGAAAAGGGCGGCCTGCGCAACGTCGGCGATCCGGTGGAGCTGGCCCTGCGCTACAACGAGCAGGGCGCTGATGAACTGGTGTTCTACGACATCACCGCCACCGCCCACGGCCGCGCCACCATGATTGACGTCATCCAGCGCGTGGCCGATCAATGCTTCATGCCCCTCACCGTCGGCGGCGGCCTGCGCACCGTCGAGGACATGCGCGCCATGCTCAAAGCCGGCGCCGACAAGGTCAGCATCAACTCCTCCGCCGTGGCCAACCCCGATCTCATCCGCGCCGGCGCCGAAAAATTCGGCAGCCAGTGCATCGTGGTGTCCATTGACGCCCGCCGCGTCCCGGGCGAGGAGCGCTGGGAGGTGTACGTGGCCGGCGGACGCAAGGCCACCGGCTGGGACGCCCTCGAATGGGCGCAGCGCGCCGTGGCCTTGGGCGCCGGCGAAATCGTCCTCAACAGCATCAATGCCGACGGCATGCAAACCGGCTACGACATCCCCGTCATGCGCCGCTTGAGCCAGCTTATTTCCGTGCCCCTCGTCGCCAGCGGCGGCGCCGGCACCCTCGAGCACATGGCCGAGGTGGTCCTCGAAGGCCATGCCAGCGCCGTCCTCGCCGCCAGTGTGTTTCACTACGGCAAGTACACCGTGGGCCAGGTCAAGGAGTACCTGGCCGCCCGCGGCATCCCCGTGCGCCCCTTGCCGTCCTTGCCCGCCCGCGCCTGA
- a CDS encoding response regulator transcription factor — protein sequence MKAQSQTHGATHARGEPSHPLRMLIADDHSLVRRGLRQILADAFPNAEFGETSTVPETLAALRSHPWDLLVLDINMPGRSGLDVLKEMKSASIKTPTLVISVHSEDQYALRALKAGAAGYLSKDTAPEQFLLAVERILGGRTFISPALAEKLADEMRGRRQAKSALERLSDREMEVLRLIGSGRTVKEIAGLLSLSVKTVSTYRVRLLAKLRMKTNAELMRFALEERLVD from the coding sequence GTGAAAGCGCAAAGTCAAACTCATGGTGCAACCCATGCCCGTGGCGAGCCGTCACATCCCTTGCGGATGTTGATTGCGGATGACCATTCCCTGGTGCGCCGCGGCCTGCGCCAAATCCTCGCGGACGCCTTCCCCAATGCCGAGTTTGGCGAAACTTCCACCGTCCCGGAAACCCTGGCCGCCCTCCGCAGCCATCCCTGGGACCTCCTGGTGCTGGACATCAACATGCCCGGCCGCTCCGGCCTGGACGTCCTCAAGGAAATGAAGTCCGCCAGCATCAAAACCCCCACCCTCGTCATCAGCGTGCATTCGGAGGACCAATACGCCCTGCGCGCCCTCAAGGCCGGCGCCGCCGGCTACCTCAGCAAGGACACCGCCCCGGAGCAGTTCTTGCTGGCCGTCGAACGCATCCTCGGCGGCCGCACCTTCATCAGCCCCGCCCTGGCGGAGAAACTCGCCGATGAAATGCGCGGACGCCGCCAGGCCAAGTCCGCCCTCGAACGCCTCAGTGATCGGGAAATGGAAGTGCTCCGCCTCATCGGCAGCGGCCGCACCGTCAAGGAAATCGCCGGCCTCCTCTCGCTCAGCGTCAAAACCGTAAGCACCTACCGCGTCCGCCTGCTGGCCAAGCTGCGCATGAAAACCAACGCCGAACTCATGCGCTTCGCCCTCGAGGAGCGGCTGGTGGATTAA
- a CDS encoding class I SAM-dependent methyltransferase, with amino-acid sequence MSQELPDFRCRACGAAGARLILDLGVQPLANNLLREEDLARPEPKFPLRLVVCPACWMLQIADDVPPVQLFSEYLYFSSFSDTMLRHAQAAAERYCREFRLGAQSLVIEIASNDGYLLKNFVAAGVPCLGIEPAANIAQVAREKGIPTLVEFFGLALAQRLAGEGRRADLILGNNVFAHAPDTNDFVAGLKHLLRPGGRVILEFPYGVEFLEKTEFDTIYHEHVYYFTLTALQPLFRRHGLEVVGVERLPIHGGSLRLLAAHAGTAEPAPAVAALLAEEQRAGLTTLAPYEAFAARVRRLKAELTALVGRLRQEGRTVAAYGASAKGSTLLNYFGLGRGQLEFIADRSPYKQGRLSPGVHLPIVPPEELLRRRPDYTLLLTWNFAEEILQQQAAYRAAGGKFILPIPEVRII; translated from the coding sequence ATGAGCCAGGAGCTGCCGGATTTTCGTTGTCGGGCGTGCGGCGCCGCGGGGGCGCGGCTGATTCTCGATCTGGGGGTGCAGCCGCTGGCCAACAACCTGTTGCGGGAGGAGGATTTGGCCCGGCCGGAGCCGAAATTTCCGCTGCGGCTGGTGGTGTGTCCGGCCTGCTGGATGTTGCAAATTGCGGATGATGTGCCGCCGGTGCAGCTTTTCAGCGAGTACCTGTATTTTTCCTCCTTTTCGGACACCATGCTGCGCCACGCGCAGGCGGCCGCGGAGCGGTACTGCCGGGAGTTCCGGCTGGGGGCGCAGAGCCTGGTGATAGAAATTGCCAGCAATGATGGTTACCTGCTGAAAAACTTTGTCGCCGCCGGGGTGCCGTGCCTGGGGATTGAGCCAGCGGCGAACATTGCGCAGGTGGCCAGGGAGAAGGGCATCCCGACGCTGGTGGAGTTTTTCGGGCTGGCGCTGGCGCAGCGGCTGGCCGGGGAGGGGCGGCGGGCGGATTTGATCCTGGGCAACAACGTGTTTGCGCATGCGCCGGACACCAACGATTTTGTGGCGGGCTTGAAGCATCTGCTGCGGCCGGGCGGGCGGGTGATTTTGGAGTTTCCGTACGGGGTGGAGTTTTTGGAGAAGACGGAGTTTGACACGATTTATCACGAGCACGTGTATTACTTCACGCTGACGGCGCTGCAGCCGCTGTTCCGGCGGCACGGTCTGGAGGTGGTGGGGGTGGAGCGGCTGCCGATTCATGGGGGCTCGCTGCGGCTGTTGGCGGCGCATGCCGGCACGGCGGAGCCGGCGCCGGCGGTGGCGGCGCTGCTGGCGGAGGAGCAGCGGGCCGGGTTGACCACGCTGGCGCCGTATGAGGCGTTTGCGGCGCGGGTGCGGCGGTTGAAGGCGGAGCTGACGGCGCTGGTGGGGCGGCTCCGGCAGGAGGGGCGGACGGTGGCGGCGTATGGCGCCTCGGCCAAGGGCAGCACGCTGTTGAATTATTTTGGCCTGGGCCGCGGGCAACTGGAGTTCATTGCGGATCGCAGTCCGTACAAGCAGGGGCGGCTGAGTCCGGGCGTGCATTTGCCCATTGTGCCGCCGGAGGAATTGCTGCGGCGGCGGCCGGATTACACGCTGCTGCTGACATGGAATTTTGCGGAGGAGATTTTGCAGCAACAGGCCGCCTACCGCGCGGCGGGCGGCAAGTTCATCCTGCCCATCCCGGAGGTGCGCATCATCTGA
- the rfbG gene encoding CDP-glucose 4,6-dehydratase produces MENLVGMFKGFYQGRRVLVTGHTGFKGAWLCLWLQALGARVSGFSLPPPTRPSLYELLDPAGFAHERMADVRNLEALAQALREARPEVVFHLAAQALVRRSYREPLETFAINALGTAHLLEALRQMESPAAVVVVTSDKCYENQGWDYAYREGDALGGHDVYSMSKAAAELVTQAWRRSFFETHPALGPVASARAGNVIGGGDYAEDRLIPDCVRALVQERAIGIRNPAATRPWQHVLDCLSGYLWLGARLATAGRPNPLATAFNFGPGPLANVPVQQVVELFLRHWPGQWQRLQESAAPKEAPLLNLTIDKAVRLLEWRPVWGLEEAVAHTARWYYERHVVKQPDMAAWSRQQIEQYCADAAARGAVWTRP; encoded by the coding sequence ATGGAAAATCTGGTAGGCATGTTCAAGGGCTTTTATCAGGGCCGCCGGGTGTTGGTGACCGGCCACACCGGTTTCAAGGGGGCGTGGCTGTGCCTGTGGCTGCAGGCGCTGGGGGCGCGGGTCAGCGGCTTCAGCCTGCCGCCGCCGACGCGGCCGAGCCTGTATGAGCTGCTGGATCCGGCGGGGTTTGCGCATGAGCGGATGGCGGATGTGCGAAATCTGGAGGCGCTGGCGCAGGCGTTGCGCGAGGCCCGGCCGGAGGTGGTGTTTCATCTGGCGGCGCAGGCGCTGGTGCGGCGGTCGTACCGGGAGCCGCTGGAGACGTTTGCCATCAATGCGCTGGGGACGGCGCACCTGCTGGAGGCGTTGCGGCAGATGGAATCGCCGGCGGCGGTGGTGGTGGTGACCAGCGACAAGTGCTACGAGAATCAGGGATGGGATTATGCCTACCGGGAAGGGGATGCGCTGGGGGGACATGATGTGTACAGCATGAGCAAGGCCGCGGCCGAGCTGGTGACGCAGGCGTGGCGGCGCTCGTTTTTCGAGACGCATCCGGCGCTGGGGCCGGTGGCGAGCGCGCGGGCGGGCAACGTCATCGGGGGCGGCGATTACGCCGAAGACCGGCTGATTCCGGACTGCGTGCGCGCGCTGGTGCAGGAGCGGGCGATCGGCATCCGGAATCCGGCGGCCACGCGGCCCTGGCAGCATGTGCTGGACTGCCTGAGCGGTTATTTGTGGCTGGGGGCGCGGCTGGCGACGGCAGGGCGGCCCAACCCGCTGGCGACGGCGTTCAATTTTGGTCCGGGCCCGCTGGCGAATGTGCCGGTGCAGCAGGTGGTGGAATTGTTTTTGCGGCACTGGCCGGGCCAGTGGCAGCGGCTGCAGGAGAGCGCGGCGCCCAAGGAGGCGCCGCTGTTGAATCTGACCATTGACAAGGCGGTGCGGCTGCTGGAGTGGCGGCCGGTGTGGGGTCTGGAGGAGGCGGTGGCGCACACGGCCCGCTGGTATTATGAGCGGCATGTGGTGAAGCAGCCGGACATGGCCGCGTGGAGCCGGCAACAGATTGAACAATATTGCGCTGACGCGGCGGCGCGCGGCGCGGTGTGGACCCGTCCATGA
- the rfbF gene encoding glucose-1-phosphate cytidylyltransferase: protein MKVVILCGGLGTRLREETEFRPKPMVPIGGRPILWHIMKIYAQYGHKEFILCLGYKGEIIKDYFRNYQWNTSDVTLKLGRVPEIRYHTQHDEEDWTVTLVDTGLETQTGGRLRRVMPYIDSDTFLMTYGDGLTNSNINETIRFHQQHGAIATLTAVQPSGRFGRLALEGDKIVLFHEKPEKESGFISGGFFVFNRAIEKYLGEEDGCILEHEPFQRLAAEGQLRAYLHSGFWQCMDTFREAELLNKLWKSGQAPWKIW from the coding sequence ATGAAAGTGGTGATATTGTGCGGCGGATTAGGGACGCGCTTGCGCGAGGAAACGGAATTCCGGCCCAAGCCGATGGTGCCCATTGGGGGGCGTCCCATCTTGTGGCATATCATGAAAATTTATGCCCAGTACGGGCATAAGGAGTTCATCTTGTGCCTGGGATACAAGGGCGAGATCATCAAGGACTATTTCCGCAACTATCAGTGGAACACCAGCGACGTGACCTTGAAACTGGGGCGCGTGCCGGAAATCCGGTATCACACGCAGCACGATGAGGAGGACTGGACGGTGACGCTGGTGGACACGGGGTTGGAGACCCAGACCGGGGGGCGGTTGCGGCGGGTGATGCCGTATATTGACAGCGACACGTTTTTGATGACTTACGGGGATGGGCTGACCAACAGCAACATCAACGAGACCATTCGTTTTCATCAGCAGCATGGCGCCATTGCCACGCTGACCGCGGTGCAGCCTTCGGGGCGGTTTGGGCGGCTGGCGCTGGAGGGGGACAAGATTGTGCTGTTTCACGAGAAGCCGGAGAAGGAGAGCGGTTTCATCAGCGGGGGTTTTTTTGTCTTCAACCGCGCCATAGAGAAATACCTGGGGGAGGAGGATGGGTGCATTTTGGAGCATGAACCGTTTCAGCGGCTGGCGGCGGAGGGGCAGTTGCGGGCGTATCTGCACAGTGGCTTCTGGCAGTGCATGGATACGTTTCGCGAGGCGGAGCTGTTGAACAAGCTGTGGAAGAGCGGGCAGGCGCCATGGAAAATCTGGTAG
- a CDS encoding NAD(P)-dependent oxidoreductase — MNLLVTGPTGFIGRAVLRRAVARGHAITALVLPGEALPEELARREGVRACVGTLAEPPWEELAATPWEACLHTAWITTPGVYLESPENERLLEWSRHFARAFFARGGRHFMGLGSCAEYRPARQPLAEESAALNEATLYARCKNQLRLALEDLAREFGGTACWGRVFYPFGPGEHPERLCSALIRRLARGEAVTLKTPESTKDYIYIDDLALAIVMALEQRCGGPLNLGTGRGVTVRQMAEMIAGLLGRTGLVREAAGGVADPLDYMVADVTRLRGLGWREEVGLEEGLRRLCRHLTG, encoded by the coding sequence ATGAATTTGCTGGTGACCGGCCCCACGGGTTTCATTGGCCGCGCGGTGCTGCGGCGGGCGGTGGCGCGGGGGCACGCGATCACGGCGCTGGTGCTGCCGGGGGAGGCGTTGCCGGAGGAGCTGGCGCGCCGGGAAGGGGTGCGCGCCTGTGTGGGCACGCTGGCGGAGCCGCCGTGGGAGGAGCTGGCCGCGACGCCGTGGGAAGCCTGTTTGCACACCGCCTGGATCACCACGCCAGGGGTGTATCTGGAGTCGCCGGAGAACGAGCGGCTGCTCGAGTGGAGCCGCCATTTTGCCCGCGCGTTTTTTGCGCGCGGCGGCCGGCACTTCATGGGGCTGGGCAGTTGCGCGGAGTATCGCCCGGCGCGGCAGCCGCTGGCCGAGGAGAGCGCGGCGTTGAACGAGGCCACGCTGTATGCCCGATGCAAAAATCAGTTGCGGCTGGCGCTGGAGGATTTGGCGCGTGAGTTTGGGGGCACGGCGTGCTGGGGGCGGGTGTTTTATCCCTTTGGCCCGGGGGAGCATCCGGAGCGGTTGTGCAGCGCGCTGATTCGGCGGCTGGCGCGGGGCGAGGCGGTGACGTTGAAAACGCCGGAGAGCACCAAGGATTACATCTACATAGACGATCTGGCGCTGGCGATCGTGATGGCGCTGGAGCAACGCTGTGGGGGGCCGTTGAATCTGGGGACGGGCCGCGGGGTGACGGTGCGGCAGATGGCGGAGATGATCGCCGGCCTGCTGGGCAGGACGGGGCTGGTGCGCGAGGCGGCGGGGGGGGTGGCAGATCCGCTGGATTACATGGTGGCGGATGTCACGCGGCTGCGGGGCCTGGGCTGGCGCGAGGAGGTGGGACTGGAGGAGGGGCTGCGCCGGCTGTGCCGGCATCTGACGGGTTAA
- the rfbC gene encoding dTDP-4-dehydrorhamnose 3,5-epimerase has protein sequence MIFTPAQLPGVWVIELEKREDERGFLARTYCEREFAAQGLNTRWPQCNLTLTRRRGGLRGLHYQAEPHPEIKLIRCAAGVIFDVLVDVRRGSPTYGRWAAFELSAASGRMLYVPGGVAHGFQCLTENCEVFYQMSEFYHPELARGVRWDDPQLAIPWPIPEPSLSERDRQWPYLSELP, from the coding sequence ATGATTTTCACGCCCGCCCAACTGCCCGGTGTGTGGGTGATCGAGCTGGAGAAGCGCGAGGACGAGCGCGGGTTTCTGGCGCGGACGTATTGCGAGCGCGAGTTTGCGGCGCAGGGTTTGAACACGCGGTGGCCGCAATGCAATTTGACGCTGACGCGGCGCCGGGGCGGGCTGCGGGGGCTGCACTATCAGGCGGAGCCGCATCCGGAAATCAAGCTGATCCGCTGCGCGGCGGGGGTGATTTTTGATGTGCTGGTGGATGTGCGCCGCGGCTCGCCCACTTATGGGCGGTGGGCGGCCTTCGAGCTGAGCGCGGCCAGCGGGCGGATGTTGTATGTGCCGGGGGGGGTGGCCCATGGCTTCCAATGTTTGACGGAGAATTGCGAGGTGTTTTATCAGATGTCCGAGTTTTATCATCCGGAGCTGGCGCGGGGGGTGCGGTGGGATGATCCCCAGTTGGCGATTCCGTGGCCGATTCCGGAGCCGAGCCTGAGCGAGCGGGATCGGCAGTGGCCGTATTTGAGCGAGCTGCCATGA